GAACGACTCTTCCAGACATGGGAGACCAGCGGGAATAAAGACATGCGCACGAATAAGCACAAGATGGAGGCGGCAGCTCTGTTGTAGACTTGGTGGGGGGCTCTTAGAAGAGCCTTTGGGTCCTTCCTGCGGGGACGGGGCACATTACTTGGCGCCTAATGAGGCGAAGCCGCCGCTGCTGCTTTATTCCTGCTCCATTCGAGTTCAGGCGGGAGATGTTCCTGTTGGTAGAGACAGAGGAGGGGGCGTGGTGTTATCTGCGAGTCTATAGAAATATTCTACTTCCTCATTGGCTACAGTGTCTGGCGTTGAATATCAGTTTTAGATGCGGCCAATCAGAGAAGAAGCTCTCTGCTCCATCCGGGTATAAGAAGTGACGGTGGGAGCGCAGCCGTTAGATCTGATCAGATAATAGACATGTCTGGAAGAGGAAAGCAAGGAGGCAAAGTGCGGGCTAAAGCCAAGACCCGCTCATCCCGGGCAGGAATTCAGTTCCCTGtcggtcgtgtgcacagacttCTCCGCAAGGGCAACTACGCCGAGAGGGTGGGCGCCGGCGCTCCGGTTTACATGGCCGCTGTGCTGGAATATCTGACCGCTGAGATCCTGGAACTGGCCGGAAATGCCGCCCGGGACAACAAGAAGACCCGAATCATCCCCCGTCACCTGCAGCTGGCCGTGCGCAATGACGAGGAGCTCAACAAGCTGCTGGGTGGTGTGACCATCGCTCAGGGAGGCGTCCTACCCAACATCCAGGCCGTTCTGCTGCCCAAGAAGACCGAGAGCAGCAAAAGCGCCAAGAGCAAGTGAGCGCCGCTTATCCTACATTtaaccacaaaggctcttttaagaGCCGCCCACATGGTCCTTAGAACAGAGCTCACCGCTGATCTCCGATATGTAAACGTTCTGCGCCAGATAAGTGGCTCTGCTTGTACAGAGATCTACCCATATGAATTCATATACCGCGGGGATAAACATTGAAGAGGAAGCCGTACGGTGGGTGGGAGTAGAACCGCGTTACTCATGATCTATACATTCACTACTGCCTCGTGCagatggtggcgctgtcctcattgatgcactaactatactgtacagaacacattaatagtacaactactccagtgattcatgttcatgatctacaacccgcccccgactacatagtgtcttagattatatcttccagtctcactggattcttcgaatgcgtctcagtatatgttactctgcagcaacttcatgcgttagtgggatgaggtcagtcctaagtatagacaacgcacagtgttagtacgaagtagaaataggtgcattctgtttcctgtcattgtattgccagcagctcgattataccagcagtctggcaaagtgacatacaagacaatgcaagtcgatacttatgtggaacttggtgctacaaattggtagtttgttttgaaaatctcgtaacatttgtagcaatgagagcagcttggaaaacacggcccctccaacattgggttttactcttgtaaaatgccgtatcagctgcatcagttttgtcctttttcaatcattgaatgcgtctcactaaatgctgctctgcaagaaactgcacgcgttactgtaataaagtgagtcctatatagggacagcagacagagtcattattagtactagaggttaacagatttattgccagcagccttattaatccccgccgtccggcagaatgagatacgaGCCGAGCcgagccgatacttgtgtcaaagttggtcccagtaacagatttattgtttgttgtgAGAATCTcgtaacattagtagcagtgacagcagctaagaaaacactggccctctctacaaggattgcggaaagcacgttgcccagcagcaagctggacgccgaagaagcaacaccgcaagtcagctgtttgatccactgctcgtgcgcttatacagcgctatgagcaactAAGCGGTTATTCAGCGGTGTTTCTGCCACTCCTGTacgtgcaggcatcggcacaaacggcgtccggcagcgccgctacgaggatgtgttttcctgccggaggatcactcgccagcaagtatagcactaaggtactctttcccttcagattaacattccctggtctaagacccaattcagtctgctgcttctaggacgctattatgtccctgttccctcac
The nucleotide sequence above comes from Rhinoderma darwinii isolate aRhiDar2 chromosome 11, aRhiDar2.hap1, whole genome shotgun sequence. Encoded proteins:
- the LOC142663377 gene encoding histone H2A type 1-like; protein product: MSGRGKQGGKVRAKAKTRSSRAGIQFPVGRVHRLLRKGNYAERVGAGAPVYMAAVLEYLTAEILELAGNAARDNKKTRIIPRHLQLAVRNDEELNKLLGGVTIAQGGVLPNIQAVLLPKKTESSKSAKSK